The Pseudodesulfovibrio cashew genomic sequence AGGTCTTCACGAGCGGTCCGGGGCTAGGGGAAGAAAGGATGGACCGAATTCAGCAGGCCATAGGTGGGCACTACCAGCAGCAGGGAGTCCACGCGGTCCAGGAAGCCGCCGTGCCCAGGCAGAAAGTGTCCGGAGTCCTTGACGGCCAAGGAGCGCTTGAGGGCAGATTCGAAGAAGTCGCCCATCTGGGCCGCGATATTAAGAGCCGCGCCGAGGAGGAGCCATTGCCAGAACGGGGCGTCACCGAAGGCCAGGCCATAGGCAGTGGTGCCCACTACGCAGGCTCCGAATCCGGCCAGGCTGCCGACCCAGGATTTCTTGGGCGAAATCTTGGGCCAGATCTTCTTGTCGCCCCACATGGTCCCTGCATAGAAGGCCGCCGTGTCGGACAGGGCTGCCGCAGCGATGACCAGTACGCATTCCCAGCGGTTGAATTTCAGGA encodes the following:
- a CDS encoding phosphatidate cytidylyltransferase translates to MDIASHQKRLITGVVLAAFVFLAMLFQGWVLFTVLALFCAFTLWEFYDLFRDHQGIKTIKSLGTAFTFLLLGAFTNGDLMYPAVITIFAFWISAFIFLFRYSADMTASFVQAMIFLTGLIYIPVNFHFFLKFNRWECVLVIAAAALSDTAAFYAGTMWGDKKIWPKISPKKSWVGSLAGFGACVVGTTAYGLAFGDAPFWQWLLLGAALNIAAQMGDFFESALKRSLAVKDSGHFLPGHGGFLDRVDSLLLVVPTYGLLNSVHPFFP